The genomic DNA ATGAATTAAAGTTTTGTTCATTTAAATATATACCTAAAAATTTACAACTCAGACTTTATAATTTAATTGAAAAATCTTATAATATGATTATTATGGTCCTTGAAAAAGATATTGTGCCCTTATTGTACTTTGTTTTTGCCTTGGAGCTCCATTGGATTTCGAATATATGGTTTCTCTTCTTGATAAGTCTAGTGATCTTCTAAACTTTGTCTCTTGATTTGCTATCCTAGTGGAGGGTAGGAATCGGTCTCTTATCGAGTATCAAATACCATCATGATCCCGTCTGGAAGTTGAGCCGGACGGAAGCTGGCTGGGTTGTCCTTGGTGTTGACGGGAAGTCGCGGGGATGCCTGCTTGATCTGGCACCTACTGGAAGGGTTCCCACGAGTGGATGATGGGGGGTAATGACTAGGATGATGAGGCGAGggttctgcacacactcagacaagccgccCTCACGTTAGAAACCAAGAACCGGGGAAAAAGTCCTCGGGTcaagccctccgacactcaagtcaggtactttttccccagaagcacagtgaaaggacgaaaagtaaaagatGAGTGTGAAAAGACAAGTGAGTGTACCTACGTAAGGGaaaaagcctccctttttatatggcagtaggtacttctggagtctgacgagtgtcagggaatgtcgggtgtcaggatttgtctggcggtgaatgacacatggCGTCCTCCTATAGGTCCGATAAGGGATCGGTGGGCAATGAGccctagaccgttagcatattccctgacaggcggtgattattctctgacaggttgttACAATTCTCTGCCTTAATTGTCGTCTAGTGTGTGCCCGCCCCGGTGTCATATAGTGTGTGCCCGCCCTGGTCTGTTAACCCTAACCTGGGTCCTTGTACCTGCAACTCTTGACCTGTGGGAACAGACCTGCATTCCCTGACGCATTCCCTGGCTTGTGTTTGTCGCTCCAAAAATCCCGATCTATACGTCCAACCCTTTATTTGTCATTCGGTAGACCTCGGTAGATCCAGACCTGCGCTTACTGCCCTACCAGTTGAGGCCTTCGCTTATCATTTCTTAAGTCTCGTTCTGTATGTACGACCCTGTTCTGTAAgcctcaatccttctatcctgacctgtacgccttgATCCGTGTGTAAGCCTTAGTCTGCTTACCTTACACTATCAGCCTTAATCCTCCTGTCCTGACATGTATGCCTTGATCcgtatatcctgacctgtacgtcttAGTCCGTATATCCTGACATACTTGATACGCTCTACAAAAACCTCATAGACGTGAACAACCAGATTTAAAGCTTTCAAAACCggtgtctttgagtattttatatTTCCAAAAGCTAGTGGGTTTTGCTCTAGACATCAGATTCTAAGATGTATTAATAGACAGTGTCATTTTTTAAGAGGTTTTTGACATAGCGATTTTAAAGCGGTGTCTATACTATGAACCGAAACTTTCTTAGCGCCCTTCTTTTGGGTTTCTCCTCGCCCACCATAAATCAAAACCACGATCTCCGATTTAGTTACCATTTGAAGGAGTAATGGATGTCTCGATGCGATGATCTATCTACGCCGTATCGACCGTTTCTTCGTGGATGGCAACGACAATTTATCTCCCAATTTTGAACAATTCGACATGGAGAAATCGCACTGATCCCATCTCCTCCCTCTTCCTTTGATCTTTGATCTTCCTtcttgatctctttgattctctgTTCATTCGGACCGAATGGTAGCCGTTCAGCGACAGCACAGGTGGGACATGCATGCCTGGGGCGGTTCGCGATCGAGATTAGGGACCCTGGAAGAAGGTCGGTGTGGCTCGGAACCTTCGACTCGGCCGAGGCTGCCACTCTGCGCGTTCCGTGGTTCCAAGGCCAAGACCAACTTTCCCTTCGCCGCCGCCGCTGCTGCGTCTCCCACCCCTACTCCTGCATTCCGCTGCCCTCCCTCCGCAGCACCGTGGAGTACTTCGGCAGGCCACGTCTTCCTGCGCCTGCGTTCGCGACGCTGAGCCGCCGATGTGTGTCACAGCTAGAGAAGAAGGCCAAACCACTTCCCCAGAGAATTCCAGACAACGACAAAAACTGCCACAGTGACTGCGGGTCATCGACCTCCGTCGTTGACGACGAGCGTGACATCGCTTCCACATACCGGCATACACTTCCGTTTGATCTTAACCTTCTCCCTTCCCCCGATGACGACATCCAAGCCACGATTCTCTGCTTTTGACATCCTGATCACACGAATCCGTTTGCTTCCTTATCTCTTTAGCACTATCGATCGTTGCGCTTTCTTACATGCTCGCCATTTT from Zingiber officinale cultivar Zhangliang chromosome 4A, Zo_v1.1, whole genome shotgun sequence includes the following:
- the LOC121972463 gene encoding ethylene-responsive transcription factor 3-like, giving the protein MIYLRRIDRFFVDGNDNLSPNFEQFDMEKSRSATAQVGHACLGRFAIEIRDPGRRSVWLGTFDSAEAATLRVPWFQGQDQLSLRRRRCCVSHPYSCIPLPSLRSTVEYFGRPRLPAPAFATLSRRCVSQLEKKAKPLPQRIPDNDKNCHSDCGSSTSVVDDERDIASTYRHTLPFDLNLLPSPDDDIQATILCF